The uncultured Hyphomonas sp. genome includes a window with the following:
- a CDS encoding flagellar type III secretion system protein FlhB: protein MAEQESDSGEKEFEATEQRRQQAREEGNVPQSKEANTLALIVGAMVAALVLQAAIGNSVFQDFSSMLYHADAFSEDIFESGGSETRSWFSSTLLKFAPILLILGAIVLLALVAQRSISFSAKKIQADPKKLSPIENLKKKYGAKGLLDFLKDTAKLVFAATIAIVFLVQLAQNYYASSAVQQGQFAEFTFSQVLKLIFWFLLFHFVLAAIDLPLQRRLHANQLKMTREEMKKELKQSEGDPQLKQQRRQKAQKITRGQMLTNVKDATVVMVNPEHYAVALKWDPDSSKAPVCVAKGVDHLAARIREVATANNVPIYRDPPAARSMYSLVEVDEEIRPEHFAAVAAAINFVERVKRHME, encoded by the coding sequence ATGGCTGAGCAGGAATCAGACAGCGGTGAAAAGGAATTCGAGGCCACCGAGCAGCGGCGCCAGCAGGCGCGCGAGGAAGGCAATGTTCCGCAGTCAAAGGAAGCCAACACGCTGGCCCTCATTGTCGGCGCGATGGTCGCGGCACTGGTCCTGCAGGCCGCAATCGGAAACTCGGTGTTCCAGGACTTTTCGTCCATGCTCTATCATGCCGATGCTTTCTCGGAGGACATCTTCGAGTCCGGCGGTTCGGAGACGCGTAGCTGGTTTTCCAGCACGCTCCTCAAGTTCGCGCCGATCCTTCTGATCCTCGGCGCAATTGTGCTGTTGGCCCTGGTGGCCCAGCGGTCGATTTCCTTCTCGGCAAAGAAGATCCAGGCAGATCCGAAAAAGCTGTCGCCCATCGAGAATCTCAAGAAAAAGTATGGCGCCAAGGGGTTGCTGGATTTCTTGAAAGATACGGCAAAGCTGGTCTTTGCGGCCACGATCGCCATCGTTTTCCTCGTCCAGCTGGCGCAGAACTATTACGCTTCAAGTGCAGTGCAGCAGGGGCAGTTTGCGGAATTCACCTTCAGCCAGGTGCTGAAACTGATCTTCTGGTTCCTTCTTTTCCATTTTGTCCTTGCAGCCATCGACCTGCCGCTGCAGCGCCGTCTCCATGCGAACCAGCTGAAGATGACGCGGGAAGAAATGAAGAAGGAACTGAAGCAGTCCGAGGGCGATCCGCAGCTGAAACAGCAGCGCCGGCAGAAGGCGCAGAAAATCACCCGCGGCCAGATGCTGACCAATGTAAAGGATGCCACGGTCGTCATGGTGAACCCGGAGCATTATGCCGTGGCCCTGAAATGGGATCCGGACTCCAGCAAGGCGCCGGTCTGCGTCGCCAAAGGCGTGGACCATCTCGCGGCCCGCATCCGTGAGGTCGCAACGGCCAACAATGTTCCCATCTATCGAGACCCGCCTGCCGCGCGGTCCATGTACAGCCTTGTCGAAGTGGATGAAGAGATCCGCCCCGAACACTTCGCCGCAGTTGCCGCCGCGATCAATTTCGTCGAGCGCGTGAAGCGGCATATGGAGTAG
- a CDS encoding flagellar biosynthesis protein FlgB — protein MISQLPLFEIYGAMARYAAESQKVSATNIAHADEPGYKAKELESFEAYLSRAANGASHTGLNTSFKVVESETPVSPGGNSVSIEMEMFRSAEAAGQHEQAMTVYSKSLDLLRTALGKY, from the coding sequence ATGATTTCCCAGCTTCCGCTTTTTGAAATCTACGGCGCGATGGCCCGTTATGCGGCGGAGAGCCAGAAGGTCAGCGCGACCAATATCGCGCACGCCGACGAGCCTGGATACAAAGCCAAAGAGCTTGAATCCTTTGAGGCTTACCTCTCCCGCGCCGCAAATGGTGCTTCGCACACCGGGCTCAACACGTCTTTCAAAGTCGTCGAGTCCGAGACGCCCGTGTCGCCCGGCGGCAACTCGGTCAGCATTGAAATGGAAATGTTCCGGTCAGCGGAAGCGGCCGGACAGCACGAGCAGGCAATGACGGTCTATTCCAAATCGCTCGACCTGCTTCGTACCGCACTTGGCAAATATTGA
- a CDS encoding methyltransferase domain-containing protein, translating into MSLNTLWHGSNDDNELLKKIVGPRAFGERPIDRLDEVLAFKARTANMIAKLLEVTPQDTVLDIGAGGGLVAARMADLAKQVVCVDISPEQKAFAERLALRDIDNVTYHVMEYADFSQIADLGIKHAFSTAVFIHFSPYDIAAYLRALAEIIPVGGRFWFSFVDGDQINPEEHKTFQQHLAIHTSRGDPRYLICPQSPAFIRKLATMYGWSVLTTRPLGTANMIMVVERQ; encoded by the coding sequence ATGAGCTTGAATACATTGTGGCATGGCTCGAATGACGACAACGAGCTTCTGAAGAAAATCGTTGGTCCACGTGCTTTCGGTGAGCGACCGATAGACCGCTTGGATGAGGTGCTGGCTTTCAAGGCTAGGACTGCCAACATGATTGCTAAGCTACTTGAGGTTACCCCACAGGATACTGTACTCGACATTGGCGCTGGTGGTGGTTTGGTCGCTGCCCGGATGGCGGATCTCGCGAAACAAGTCGTGTGCGTCGATATCAGTCCTGAACAAAAGGCTTTTGCGGAACGGCTAGCGCTCCGAGACATTGATAACGTCACTTACCATGTCATGGAGTATGCGGATTTTAGCCAGATTGCAGACCTTGGGATAAAGCATGCGTTTTCGACCGCAGTGTTCATCCACTTCAGCCCTTACGATATTGCAGCTTATCTCCGAGCGTTGGCGGAGATCATTCCTGTCGGCGGAAGGTTCTGGTTTTCATTCGTTGATGGAGACCAGATCAATCCCGAAGAGCACAAAACCTTTCAACAGCACTTGGCAATTCACACTTCCCGGGGTGACCCGCGTTATCTGATTTGTCCACAATCTCCGGCTTTCATCCGCAAGCTCGCCACCATGTACGGGTGGTCGGTGCTGACAACGCGGCCACTGGGAACGGCAAATATGATTATGGTTGTTGAGCGGCAGTAA
- a CDS encoding flagellar biosynthesis protein FlhA has translation METQKLFGLSNPTALLAIGLMMVILVMILPVPAWVMDIGLTCSFAFAILIFTTSIFIEKPLDFSSFPSVLLASLILRLALNVSSTKLIIGDGHTGTDAAGGVIQGFAMFIMGGNLFVGLVVFGVLVIVNFMVITKGAGRMAEVGARFALDAMPGKQLAIDSDLAVGAISHEEAKKRRQKEQEEAAFLGSLDGASKFVKGDAIAGLLITALNLLAGIGIGLTVHHLSFSEALSNYSILTVGDGLVSQIPAVIVSVAAALLLSKGREDGAIDLALVAQLGANATALFIVAGILGVFALFPGLPFLPFMVAAVGFATAAWFIHQQHQKTEADKELALEEEAPEPVQFGDSIHSDEIHLEVAPDLVNLVLLGDNGFESRIQKIRRYIAEEYGFVLPPIRMTDNPILKKNEYRIRIQGVRIDSGFLRPGSVLALLEDDQLPHLDGEKVKEPVYKAAARWLASGKKQELAASGIPAVEPIEVLATHMLEVIQSNFSLIFTRMVMLDTLDALTKVSDPDRAAANRRFLDEYIPGKVTPELLLSVVRLLLEERVSIRNLFLIIETLAEAKQAGANIQRSVEMVRQRLAFQIVDRLQDEQGRLPLIQLSTNWEQKFAQYEITNESGSSDIALPPELFGELTNSVQSKLNEAARKGVIAAVATTSRRRRFLQTVLVSKGIRNAVLAYEEINAKTKPYIIGVV, from the coding sequence GTGGAAACTCAGAAACTCTTTGGCCTGTCGAACCCCACCGCGCTTCTGGCGATCGGTCTGATGATGGTCATCCTGGTCATGATCCTGCCGGTTCCGGCCTGGGTGATGGATATTGGCCTGACGTGTTCGTTCGCCTTCGCGATCCTGATCTTCACCACGTCGATTTTCATCGAGAAGCCGCTGGATTTCTCTTCCTTCCCGAGCGTGTTGCTCGCGTCGCTGATCCTGCGCCTCGCCTTGAACGTGTCGTCGACCAAGCTGATCATCGGCGACGGTCATACGGGTACGGATGCCGCCGGCGGGGTGATCCAGGGTTTCGCCATGTTCATCATGGGCGGCAATCTTTTCGTGGGGCTCGTCGTGTTTGGCGTTCTCGTGATCGTGAACTTCATGGTCATCACCAAGGGTGCGGGGCGCATGGCAGAAGTTGGTGCCCGCTTTGCTCTCGACGCCATGCCGGGCAAACAGCTGGCCATCGACTCCGACCTTGCTGTCGGCGCCATCTCTCACGAGGAAGCCAAGAAGCGCCGCCAGAAGGAACAGGAAGAAGCCGCCTTTCTCGGCTCCCTCGACGGTGCGTCGAAATTCGTGAAGGGCGACGCGATCGCCGGCCTGCTGATCACTGCGCTGAACCTGCTGGCAGGTATCGGCATCGGCCTGACGGTGCATCACCTCAGCTTCTCTGAGGCGCTCAGCAATTATTCGATCCTGACAGTCGGTGATGGTCTCGTCTCGCAGATCCCCGCCGTGATTGTGTCCGTCGCTGCCGCGCTTCTGCTCTCGAAGGGCAGGGAAGATGGAGCAATCGACCTCGCGCTGGTGGCCCAGCTGGGTGCCAACGCAACGGCGCTGTTCATCGTTGCAGGGATTCTCGGTGTGTTTGCCCTGTTCCCGGGCCTGCCATTCCTCCCGTTCATGGTGGCCGCAGTCGGATTTGCGACGGCTGCCTGGTTCATCCATCAGCAGCATCAGAAGACCGAAGCCGATAAAGAGCTGGCGCTCGAGGAGGAGGCACCGGAGCCGGTCCAGTTCGGCGATTCCATCCATTCCGACGAAATCCACCTCGAAGTCGCGCCGGACCTCGTGAACCTCGTCCTGCTGGGTGATAATGGATTTGAGAGCCGGATCCAGAAGATCAGGCGGTACATCGCCGAGGAATACGGCTTCGTTCTCCCGCCGATCCGGATGACGGACAATCCGATCCTGAAGAAAAACGAATACCGTATCCGTATTCAGGGCGTGCGGATCGATTCCGGTTTCCTGCGGCCAGGGTCTGTCCTCGCGCTGCTTGAGGATGATCAGCTGCCCCATCTCGATGGGGAGAAGGTCAAGGAGCCGGTCTACAAGGCAGCTGCGCGCTGGCTCGCCTCCGGCAAGAAACAGGAACTGGCGGCGTCCGGCATTCCGGCGGTCGAGCCGATCGAGGTGCTCGCCACCCATATGCTCGAAGTTATCCAGTCGAACTTCTCGCTGATCTTTACCCGCATGGTGATGCTCGACACGCTGGACGCCCTGACCAAGGTGTCCGATCCGGACCGCGCTGCTGCCAATCGCCGTTTCCTGGATGAATACATTCCCGGCAAGGTTACGCCGGAACTATTACTGTCTGTTGTCCGGCTCCTGCTGGAAGAGCGGGTCTCTATCCGCAATCTCTTCCTCATCATCGAAACACTCGCCGAGGCAAAACAGGCCGGGGCGAATATCCAGCGGTCTGTGGAAATGGTGCGCCAGCGGCTCGCCTTCCAGATCGTCGACCGTCTTCAGGACGAGCAGGGGCGCCTGCCGCTGATTCAGCTTTCCACCAACTGGGAACAGAAGTTTGCCCAGTATGAAATCACCAATGAGAGCGGTAGCAGCGACATCGCGTTGCCGCCGGAACTGTTCGGCGAGCTGACGAATTCGGTCCAGTCGAAACTGAATGAAGCTGCCCGGAAAGGCGTGATTGCCGCTGTTGCGACCACATCCCGCCGCCGCCGCTTCCTGCAGACCGTGCTCGTCAGCAAGGGCATTCGCAATGCCGTGTTGGCCTATGAGGAAATCAACGCCAAGACGAAGCCCTATATTATCGGCGTTGTCTGA
- a CDS encoding flagellar biosynthetic protein FliQ, which yields MSEAEIFEILRAHIWGAAMMAMPILITTLILGFVIGLLQALTSIQEMTLTFIPKIFAVVVVFFLSLGYMTRIALDLFNNYVLPIISE from the coding sequence ATGTCTGAAGCGGAAATCTTCGAGATTCTGAGAGCGCATATCTGGGGCGCAGCCATGATGGCCATGCCGATCCTGATCACGACGCTCATCCTCGGTTTCGTCATCGGTCTCCTGCAGGCCCTGACCTCCATTCAGGAGATGACCCTCACCTTCATCCCGAAGATCTTTGCGGTTGTCGTCGTGTTCTTCCTGTCGCTTGGCTACATGACCCGTATCGCACTCGACCTTTTCAATAATTACGTCCTGCCGATCATTTCAGAATAG
- a CDS encoding flagellar hook-basal body complex protein FliE, with the protein MSTVGFSAYTALNTTRPADAAGSAGAAAKTGDGNNVVAEGISDFRAALQQAEGAAMETAVSGADPHAMVEALANAEMMLDAAVTIRDKVVEAYQELLRMPV; encoded by the coding sequence ATGTCGACAGTGGGGTTCAGCGCTTATACGGCGCTTAACACAACTCGTCCTGCAGATGCCGCCGGTTCAGCGGGTGCTGCAGCAAAAACCGGTGATGGCAACAACGTCGTCGCTGAGGGGATATCCGATTTCCGTGCTGCCCTTCAGCAGGCGGAAGGAGCTGCCATGGAGACGGCGGTATCCGGGGCAGACCCGCATGCCATGGTCGAGGCGCTGGCGAACGCAGAGATGATGCTGGATGCGGCAGTGACGATCCGTGACAAGGTGGTCGAGGCCTATCAGGAACTGCTGCGGATGCCGGTCTGA
- a CDS encoding YifB family Mg chelatase-like AAA ATPase: MVCRVTTFAFEGVEAQPVDVQVQLTGGNPNFHIVGLPDKAVGESRERVRAAFASLGLALPPKRVIVNLAPADLPKEGSHYDLAIALAMLAIMGVIPADQLEGYAAIGELSLDGSLGETVGVLPAAMAAESMDLRLICPEICGAEAVWAGGSVIAARSLIALINHFTGREAIGAPKAGLLAEPPPGPDLRDVKGQEGAKRVLEIAAAGGHNLLFCGPPGSGKSMLAQRLPGLLPPLSARELLEVSQIQSISGLLERGRLSRTRPFRAPHHSASMAALVGGGIKAKPGEVSLAHHGVLFLDELPEFPAHVLDSLRQPLEAGEAVVARANRHVRYPARFQLIAAMNPCRCGGGPGAAACTRGPKCAQQYQSRLSGPFLDRIDLYFDTPPVTAVDLALPTSTEGTMEARARVAAARDIQADRFGETGDDTRRPVNADAPLPELENVARPDQPGAALLADAAARLNLTARGYSRVLKVARTIADLDGSDAVRRVHIAEALSYRQRPVGCEGHVERKVTGNIQVS, from the coding sequence ATGGTCTGCAGGGTCACCACTTTTGCGTTTGAGGGCGTCGAGGCACAGCCTGTCGATGTTCAGGTGCAACTCACGGGCGGAAATCCGAACTTTCATATTGTTGGCCTGCCGGACAAGGCGGTCGGCGAAAGCCGGGAACGCGTGCGGGCAGCCTTTGCCTCGCTGGGGCTGGCATTGCCGCCAAAACGGGTGATCGTGAACCTTGCCCCGGCAGACCTGCCCAAAGAGGGCAGCCATTATGATCTCGCCATTGCACTCGCCATGCTGGCCATCATGGGCGTGATCCCGGCCGACCAGTTGGAAGGATATGCGGCAATCGGGGAGCTTTCCCTCGATGGAAGTCTCGGGGAGACCGTTGGTGTCCTGCCTGCAGCCATGGCGGCCGAGTCCATGGATCTGCGTCTGATCTGTCCGGAAATCTGCGGGGCCGAGGCGGTCTGGGCTGGCGGCAGCGTGATTGCCGCGCGCAGCCTGATTGCCCTGATAAATCATTTCACCGGACGCGAAGCCATCGGAGCGCCCAAGGCGGGCCTGCTGGCTGAGCCACCACCGGGTCCTGACCTCAGGGATGTGAAGGGGCAGGAGGGGGCCAAGCGTGTGCTGGAGATCGCCGCGGCGGGCGGGCACAATCTCCTGTTCTGTGGCCCGCCGGGATCGGGCAAATCGATGCTTGCCCAGCGCCTGCCGGGACTGTTGCCGCCGCTGAGCGCGCGGGAATTGCTGGAAGTCTCGCAGATCCAGTCGATTTCCGGCCTTCTGGAACGTGGACGTCTGTCGCGCACGCGGCCTTTCCGGGCGCCGCACCATTCGGCCTCCATGGCGGCGCTGGTCGGCGGAGGGATCAAGGCGAAGCCGGGGGAGGTGTCGCTCGCCCATCATGGCGTTCTGTTCCTGGATGAGCTGCCGGAATTTCCGGCGCATGTGCTGGACAGTTTGCGTCAGCCGCTGGAAGCCGGGGAGGCCGTGGTGGCCCGGGCCAACCGGCATGTGCGGTATCCGGCGCGTTTTCAGCTGATCGCAGCAATGAATCCCTGCCGGTGCGGAGGTGGCCCCGGCGCAGCGGCCTGCACGCGTGGGCCGAAATGCGCCCAGCAATACCAGTCCCGCCTGTCAGGTCCGTTCCTCGACCGGATCGATCTTTATTTTGATACTCCGCCTGTCACGGCTGTGGACCTTGCCTTGCCGACATCTACGGAAGGCACGATGGAAGCCCGCGCCCGTGTGGCAGCCGCGCGGGATATCCAGGCTGACCGGTTCGGCGAGACAGGGGATGACACGCGCCGGCCGGTCAATGCCGATGCACCGCTTCCGGAACTGGAAAACGTTGCCCGGCCGGATCAGCCCGGCGCCGCGCTGTTGGCCGATGCCGCGGCCCGACTGAATCTGACGGCGCGAGGTTATTCCCGCGTGCTGAAAGTGGCCCGGACCATCGCGGACCTGGACGGATCAGATGCTGTACGCCGCGTACACATTGCTGAAGCCCTGTCTTACCGCCAGCGTCCTGTTGGGTGCGAAGGGCATGTCGAAAGAAAAGTGACTGGAAATATTCAAGTTAGTTGA
- a CDS encoding flagellar biosynthetic protein FliR, with amino-acid sequence MLLGMPVPDALSAWIALVMVIVARLSFIIFFMPGIGEQTIPLQMRVMILLALSAMFSISGFVAPPPTESFASYAGVLSTEVAIGFALGVVLRVTIWMLSIAGTVISQAIGLSQLLGVALEHEQQTMTANLLSMAGAALLLSADFHIKAIASLLRLYTDVPIGALEAMNQDMLVQAFLSAFGLAIMLAWPFVAVNLLYNICLGFINKALPSLMVAFVGAPLMIGAGIILLALSIMGMLVVWEGRIPDIVVWQ; translated from the coding sequence ATGCTTTTGGGCATGCCCGTCCCGGATGCGCTGTCTGCATGGATCGCGCTGGTCATGGTGATTGTCGCCCGGCTCAGCTTCATCATCTTCTTCATGCCGGGCATTGGCGAGCAGACCATTCCTCTGCAGATGCGGGTGATGATCCTGCTGGCGCTGTCTGCCATGTTCTCGATCTCCGGCTTTGTGGCGCCGCCGCCGACAGAGTCTTTCGCATCTTATGCAGGCGTGCTGTCCACTGAAGTCGCAATCGGGTTTGCACTGGGCGTTGTTCTGAGAGTCACCATCTGGATGCTCAGCATCGCCGGCACTGTGATTTCACAGGCCATTGGCCTGTCACAGCTGTTGGGCGTCGCACTGGAACACGAGCAGCAGACGATGACGGCGAACCTCTTATCTATGGCCGGGGCAGCGTTGCTGTTATCTGCAGACTTTCACATCAAGGCGATTGCCAGCTTGTTGCGCCTCTATACAGACGTGCCGATTGGCGCACTGGAAGCCATGAATCAGGACATGCTTGTCCAGGCATTCCTGTCTGCCTTCGGGCTTGCCATCATGCTGGCCTGGCCCTTTGTGGCGGTGAATTTGCTGTACAATATCTGCCTCGGCTTCATCAACAAGGCGCTGCCTTCGCTGATGGTCGCCTTTGTTGGTGCCCCGCTGATGATCGGTGCAGGCATCATCCTGCTGGCCTTGTCGATCATGGGCATGCTGGTGGTGTGGGAAGGGCGCATTCCTGATATTGTGGTCTGGCAGTGA
- a CDS encoding flagellar basal body rod C-terminal domain-containing protein, with the protein MNPLKQIMMQAVSGMSLEQRRVTVASENISNVDTPGYRRKLLLQEALPGQGADFAATKVMLDETPGQREYDPSHPMSDEDGYVTMSNVSLITEMADLRDANRTYEANLNSFQQARTMYQSLLDVLRR; encoded by the coding sequence ATGAACCCGCTCAAGCAAATCATGATGCAGGCCGTTTCCGGCATGTCGCTGGAACAGCGGCGAGTCACCGTCGCGTCGGAGAACATCTCCAACGTCGACACGCCAGGATACCGCCGCAAGCTATTGTTGCAGGAAGCCCTGCCCGGACAGGGTGCGGACTTTGCTGCCACCAAGGTCATGCTGGATGAGACACCGGGTCAGAGGGAGTATGACCCGTCCCATCCCATGTCCGATGAGGACGGTTACGTCACCATGTCCAATGTTTCCCTGATCACGGAAATGGCGGACCTGCGTGATGCCAACCGGACTTACGAGGCCAATCTGAACTCGTTTCAGCAGGCCCGCACAATGTACCAGTCGTTGCTGGATGTTCTACGCCGCTGA
- a CDS encoding FliI/YscN family ATPase, producing MPMGAASASFTLFSLWGTVTEVAPGMIKIAGISELAGVGNEIVIQKPGTSILGEILSIAGDSVTALLYSPCDAIRIGDAVQIQQEPRIEPGDHWLGQIINYRGDITGVSAQIAPLRATNRRLHTAPLPAHARRGIGNRLATGWMVTDTMLPVCQGQRLGLFAGSGVGKSTFLGSLAAGLEADRVVIALIGERSREVNEFVRNVLPKSIMSKTVVVAATASEPPGAKKRAAYCAITAAEHFRDEGHNVLFLFDSITRFAEAHRETALMAGETPALNAFPPSTVRVISELAERAGPGLDDKGDITAIYSVLVAGSDMEEPVADMIRGILDGHIILSRQIAERQRYPAIDVLRSVSRALPHAATEEENALIRRCRRTLALYEELEPMLRANLYEFGKDPDGDNAIALFPALDKFMGTKNQDGIESAFQTLNTILGPDASSAPPEPPPTSED from the coding sequence ATGCCGATGGGTGCGGCTTCCGCCTCGTTCACACTTTTTAGTCTCTGGGGCACGGTGACCGAAGTTGCACCCGGGATGATCAAGATTGCCGGGATCAGCGAACTGGCCGGCGTAGGCAATGAAATCGTCATCCAGAAACCAGGCACCAGCATTCTCGGTGAAATCCTCTCTATCGCCGGAGACAGCGTGACTGCCCTGCTCTACTCTCCCTGCGATGCCATCCGGATCGGCGATGCTGTCCAGATCCAGCAGGAACCCCGGATTGAGCCCGGCGACCACTGGCTGGGGCAGATCATCAATTATCGCGGGGACATCACGGGCGTTTCCGCCCAGATTGCACCTCTGCGCGCGACCAACCGCCGCCTGCACACCGCCCCCCTGCCGGCGCATGCGCGGCGCGGCATTGGCAACCGGCTGGCAACGGGCTGGATGGTCACCGATACGATGCTACCGGTCTGTCAGGGGCAAAGGCTTGGCCTGTTTGCCGGCTCCGGTGTCGGAAAGTCGACCTTTTTGGGATCGCTCGCCGCCGGTCTGGAAGCCGACCGGGTCGTTATCGCCCTGATTGGCGAACGATCCCGCGAAGTAAACGAATTTGTACGCAATGTCCTGCCGAAATCCATCATGTCGAAGACCGTCGTGGTCGCTGCGACAGCCAGCGAACCTCCGGGCGCCAAGAAACGTGCGGCGTATTGTGCGATCACCGCGGCCGAACACTTCCGGGACGAAGGGCACAATGTCCTCTTCCTGTTCGACTCGATTACACGGTTTGCCGAAGCGCACCGGGAAACCGCGCTCATGGCCGGCGAGACTCCGGCATTGAACGCGTTCCCTCCCTCAACGGTCCGGGTCATCTCCGAACTGGCTGAACGTGCGGGGCCCGGTCTGGACGATAAGGGCGACATCACCGCCATATATTCCGTGCTCGTCGCCGGATCGGACATGGAAGAGCCAGTGGCTGACATGATCCGCGGCATCCTCGACGGGCACATCATTCTCTCACGCCAGATTGCCGAACGCCAGCGCTATCCTGCAATAGATGTGCTCCGGTCGGTTTCCCGCGCCCTGCCACATGCAGCAACGGAAGAAGAGAATGCTCTGATCCGCCGCTGCCGCCGGACACTCGCCCTGTATGAGGAACTGGAACCCATGCTGAGGGCCAACCTCTACGAATTCGGCAAGGATCCCGACGGTGACAACGCCATCGCCCTCTTCCC
- the dusA gene encoding tRNA dihydrouridine(20/20a) synthase DusA yields the protein MIFVGQLATSPPMLDYRFSVAPMMDWTDRHCRAFHRCLSKRALLWTEMVTADAVIHGDRQRLIGFHEAEHPVVLQLGGSEPHKLAEAARIAEGFGYDEVNLNCGCPSDRVQSGAFGACLMAQPDLVADCVAAMKAVVSLPVTVKCRIAIDDLPARETLFTFIDKVSAAGCEVFTVHARKAWLKGLSPKENRDIPPLDYELVADLKVARPDLTILLNGGIPDIAACAEHLTRFDGVMLGRAAYQTPALLGEVDAVLFGEGEVCSPFEALEAYRPYMAARLAEGVGLHGMTRHMLGLFNGRPGARLWRRTLSERAPRAGAGLEVLDAALEAVTEQAPA from the coding sequence TTGATCTTTGTCGGTCAGCTCGCCACAAGTCCGCCCATGCTCGACTATCGCTTCTCCGTAGCCCCCATGATGGACTGGACCGATCGCCATTGCCGGGCGTTTCACCGGTGCTTGTCGAAACGGGCGCTGCTGTGGACGGAAATGGTGACGGCGGATGCCGTGATCCATGGCGACCGCCAGCGGCTGATCGGCTTTCATGAGGCCGAGCACCCGGTCGTGCTTCAGCTTGGCGGGAGCGAGCCACACAAATTGGCCGAGGCGGCGCGCATCGCCGAAGGCTTCGGCTATGACGAGGTGAACCTCAATTGCGGGTGCCCGTCCGACCGGGTGCAGTCGGGGGCGTTCGGCGCCTGCCTGATGGCGCAGCCGGATCTCGTGGCAGACTGTGTGGCTGCTATGAAGGCGGTGGTTTCCCTTCCTGTCACCGTGAAGTGCCGGATCGCCATTGACGATCTGCCGGCGCGCGAAACTCTGTTCACCTTTATCGACAAGGTGTCTGCCGCCGGGTGCGAGGTCTTCACCGTGCATGCCCGGAAGGCCTGGCTGAAAGGGCTGTCGCCGAAAGAGAACCGGGACATTCCCCCGCTCGATTATGAATTGGTTGCCGATCTGAAAGTTGCCCGGCCGGACCTGACGATCCTCCTTAATGGCGGCATTCCCGATATAGCAGCGTGTGCGGAGCATCTGACCCGTTTCGACGGGGTCATGCTCGGCCGAGCCGCATACCAGACGCCCGCCTTGCTCGGTGAAGTCGACGCGGTGCTGTTCGGGGAAGGGGAGGTGTGCTCGCCTTTCGAGGCCCTGGAGGCTTACCGCCCCTATATGGCCGCGCGGCTGGCGGAGGGTGTCGGCCTGCACGGTATGACGCGGCATATGCTGGGCCTCTTCAACGGTCGCCCGGGTGCGCGCCTCTGGCGGCGGACCCTGTCTGAACGTGCCCCGCGTGCGGGCGCCGGGCTGGAAGTCCTGGATGCTGCGCTGGAAGCGGTGACCGAACAGGCGCCGGCCTGA